The Trichosurus vulpecula isolate mTriVul1 chromosome 9, mTriVul1.pri, whole genome shotgun sequence region TTCAAATTCAGACCATATGTGAATCATAAACCCCAGCTATAACATCCCTGAAAAGTGGCCCCAGATTTTCCCTTTTAAGTCCTCTTGTGGTAGGGAACTTACTACCACAAGGGACAAGCCTCTCCTACTCTTGGGCAGCTccagttagtagtagtagtagcagaaattagcacttaaaggtttgccaagcactttacttTCCTTTATCTCATTAGAACTTAGCAACAATACCATAGGTATTACTGATAATAtctccaatttacaaatgaggaaactgagtctgacagaTGTTatataacttgcccatggtcacacagctggtaaaatgtggaaaatgtgatgtgaacccaggtctgcatgactccaaatttagcactcTCTCCAGTAAGTCAGGAAAGTTTTTCTTATATTGATCTGAAATCCCTACAAATTTCAGAGTGCCCTGGATttgatgtcagaggacctggattcaaattctgactcagctGTTAGCTACCACTGCAAAAGcctaacctttctgggtcttagtttcctcatcttttccaaATAATTCGCCCTACAGCTCAATGTGTGAAAAGATGAGCTTACTTTCTGAAATTAGTTGAAATAACACaatgtggattttaaaaaatagtcattcATTCACTGGTTAACAGATATTTACATGGCACCTTCTACTGCAAGGTAGTGCTAAATGAGGTACAATTTTTGTCTTCAAGAATTTATAGTCTATTTCTGTTATAATCTATAAGCTATTTGGACTTACAGAGTACTTTCTATGCATTCCATTCAAGAAACACATCATTGATCAACAGTTGGGCAATATGACCTCCCAGGTTCCTTACAGCTCAaaatctattctttttcttttttttccccacttaatatatttttttccaattacatgtaaaaatagttttcaacattcacttttataagattttgagttccaaattttttccccctttctccttccccttccctctccccaagacatgaagcaatctgatataggctgtacatgtacaatcatattaaatatatttccacattagtcatgttgtgaaagaagaatcagaacataggagaaaaaccatgagaaagaaaaaaacaaacaaaaaaaggaaactagtatgttttgatctgcattcagactccatagttctttctctggatgtgaatagcattttctgtcattagtcttttggaattgttttagatcattgaattgctgagaagagctaagtttatcaaaattaatcattgcacagtgttgctgttacagtgtacaatgttctgcttctgctcatttcactcagcatcagttcatgtaagtttttccagggttttctgaaatctacctgctcatcatttcttatagcacaatcgtattccattgcattcgtatgccacaatttgtttagctattccccgattgatgggcatcccctcaatttctaattcttggccaccacaaaaagaactgctataaatatttttgtacatgtgggtccttttcccttttttgtgatctctttgggatatggacctagtagtgatattgttggatcaaagggtatgcatagttttatagccatttgggcatagttccaaattgctctccagaatggttggatgagttcacaactccactaacaatgcattagtgtttcaattttcccacatcttctccaacatttatcattttccattttcttttgtcgTATTAGCCAATTGGATGGATGTGATGTGGTAccgcagagttgttttaatttacatttctctagtcagcagtgatgtagagcattttttcatatgactgtagatagctttaatgtcttcctctgaaaactgcttgttcatatcctttaaccatttatcaattgaggaatgacttatattcttataaatttgattcagttctttatatatttaagaaatgaggcctttatcagagatgctggcagtaaaaattgtttcccatctttccactttttttttaatcttggttgcattggctttgttggtgtgaaacctttttaatttaatgtaatctaagttactcattttgcattttataatgttctctttctcttgtttggtcataaattcttcccttctctatagatctgataggtaaactattccttgctctcgtaatttgtttatggtatcaccctttatgtctaaatcatgtggcCATTTTGAACTtaccttggtatatggtgtaagatgttggtctatgcccgtTGCAGGTGGGGAATCTGGcctcgaggacacatgtggccctctaggtcctcaagtgcaaccttttgaattcaaacttcacagaacaaatccttttattaaggagatttgttctgtaaaacttggactcagtcaaaaggcctcacccaagaagttagaaggccacatgtagctttgaggctgcaggttctctatTCCTAAGCCCAGTTTCTGTCTTACTGCTTtcacttttcccagcagtttttgtcaaatagtgtgttcttatcccagaagctggagtgaAGCtggctttatcaaagagtagattactgtaATCATTgagtactgtgtcttgtgtacctaacctattccactgatcagcTCAAAATCTTTGGTCTTATAACTCATCTTTTGGTCCCAGTTCTGTTCTCTGAAGCCAAGCAAGACAAATCTAATTAACTAGGTGGTGAATTAATGTGGGCAGTGGTTACACAGGTTACCATGTGTTCACTAAGTCATTTAGATAACTTaggcaaaataaaaccaaataataAGAAACAGTGTTTGGCTTGATTTATTCATGATGGATAATTCACTAAATCTTGGCTTAACTTTTTACTTCACaggcagaatgaaaaaaaaatatcatactTAGGAATCCCAGTGCAAAGATCTTTATACTGCCTCAAACATTCAATTTATTTGAAAGCAAGAAGTAAAAATCTATCACAGACTTCAAACATTTGGGTATAGTATGAAAGTAAGTTAGTGGAAAACACTGCTTTTGTGTTAAGTAACTATGTGATATATCTTGAATCTCcccaaataaaatattaatagcaacagcaacaataataataactaatatttatctagcgctttaagatttgcaaagcactttacaaatattatctcatttgatcctcacaacaaccctggaagataggaactattttacaaatgaggaaaatgagtcagaggtaaatgacttgctcagagatacatagctaataagtatgtaaagccagatttgaattcagattttcctgatacctcatccagcactctagccactgttccacgtaacatattataatataaataactATGATTGTTCATTTCTAGGTGTTCtcttcaggtttttctttttctggtataAACAACTTTTTGTCTTACCTGTCCAGGAAATATTGGAAATTAAGAAGTTTCCCTTGAGGCAAAACAGAAACTTCAGTTTGGAATAGTTTTCATATAAAACCATGCCATTTCTGTTTTCAAACTGTACtcagaaaatcacagaatgttagagcttgaaaggacctTAGTTAGAAATTATCTATCTAGTTCAGCAACCTGATttcacagattgggaaactgaggcccagaaagataaaGTGACATCTAATATCAAAAACTAGCCAAGTGTCAGATAGgggttttgaacttgggtcttttttttAGCTCTGAATGGCACCTGTTTTCATTATACcacatttaatttctttatgaCTTCTTGTTAAAGCGTTtcttacattttatatttcttgtgttcttttgttgttttttaaaatttggttccATCAGTAATTTTCAGAAGCAAAAtccaagagaagggaaatgagatatatattGCTCTCTTACTTGGCTTAAGAACATTACATACAGCTGTAGCTTGGAGGCATGTGGTTATTTGTGCCATCAGTCAGCCATCAGTCTCTCcatgaaagaaaggaaatcttTTTCCTTCAGATGTTTTATCATGGACATTAAGACATTTTGATAGATTGTAAAATTTGAGCAAAGTGTATTAATGAGCTGAAGTGTTAGATATGGCAACACATGGATTTTGCTTAAGTGTTCAATGGGTTTCTCACCACTGGTTGGGGTGGTAACATTTatgaagaagagacagaaagaaaaaaaaacagggtaaAGGGGGTGAGACCTTGTAAAAatgtggagaagggaaaggatgaataaaagaggggaaaagaagatagAAGTACTAGTTTTTTAAACTTATGCTGAGGcacatataaagaaatatattaataACTAACCCCTCTTTATTACCTTCCCCATCTTTCTCACTTGTAAGGGCTAGTCACTGGGAAGATTGATACAGGGACTTCCAAGTAAgattcccccccttccccccaaaatataATTAAGCACCATAGTCATCTATAAAAAGGACTAAACTTTagctcttttaaaattcatttctcaTGCCCACATATCCAAATATCCTTTATAAAGGGTGTCAACAATGGGCATCACCCTTAGctctattattttaaatattatcagAGTCTCaagggttttgtgtttttttcctgaaatttttaGAATTATCTTCTATATGCAAACATatacctcttttaattaattagctTTAGtcttgaaggagaaaaagaagagttggGCAGAAGAGTAATCATTGAGAAAAGTGATTACAAATGACCCCTCAAGTAATTAAATATTGCAATCTTTGGACTGGCCATGCAAGTCTAAACACTGAATAGATGTCAAAGGGCACACATATCACCAATAGATACTAAGTAGAAATAAAGATAGATGTACAATATATGACAATAGGAAGCAGCAGTTGTTAAAATAACCAACTTCTAACATGTAAAAATAGTGtaatttttggaggggaaaaaaaggatttttctttcaaaagttaCCTTATTATTTGAGTTGTGCTATCAGTTTCTGAAGTATGTAGAAACATCTTCTCATTTCCAGTCGGACTACCTCCCATGCACAGTGACTGTATTTCTTCTCCTTTAGGAAATTGCCTATTCTCTTGAAATATCTCTTCAGTTCCAGGTTGTTCAGATGGAGGATAACAAGTCCTGAGTAACTGATTTCATCTTCTGcctctttctccagctcctccttttctttctcatcttcctccAAGCATTTTTGTAGATACTCAGTTTGCTGATGAAGTCCAATTTGAATTTTTTGAATATTTTCCACTTCCCAAGTAAGTGGGGAATAATTCTGACTGAAGATGTTGAAAATGTGTTGGGACATCTCATAGATGACTATCTTAATATCCTTCAGAGATTGATCAGGTGGCAGAAGCCAAGTTTGGGAAAACCCAAAGTTCATCCTTATACTTAGACATTGGAGGGGAAACTCTTTGCTCATCTTGCTCAGAAGTATCATGGCCTCCCAGTTGACATTTCTTAGGTAGAAATAAAGTAAATTGCAGTCCAGAGAGGAGACACTGGTGACCAACAAAAATAAGAGGTATGAAAACTTTAAACATTTTTGAATGTTGGGCATGACACAGTTCTTGTCAAAACCTTAAAATCTTAAAGATAGGATTAACAAAGGTATTTGTATATTTGGTACTGAGTTGTAGTTCCTTTATATACCTGAATTTATTTGGCAGGAGGAGTTTTCATTCGTCATTTTATAGTTCATAGTGTTCATCCCTTTTCCTATGCCTTTAAGGCTTTTGACTTTGAATGACTTACACATTGATTTCTAGGAATCTTATCAGAGACTTTTAGTtgtgaaaaaatgagcaaagcaTTACTATTTTTGTTGTCTTAGTATCCTAGATGATCTATACTTCTAAGCTTATAGAATCATCATAAGTAGATTGATCCAGGACtttcagtgcaaaaaaaaatgtgatcaGGTACaaaatcatctgtaaaaaggactAAATTTTAGCTCTTTGAGTTTCTTATGTCCGTGTGTCCAAATACTCATTTATAAATGATGTCAATAATTGACATCATTATGACTTTATTATTTTAGGGATTACCAGAGTAtcaaggattttgttttatttctcttaaattttCATAATTCTATATTCggacatttctctttttttgcttaaTTGAATTCACTgtcaggaaggaagaagaaagaagacaatgggaaggaagaggaggaggattggGCAGATTTTAAAATCCCAGGACTTGGAGTTCTTAATGGAACCTGGCCTAGggcccagatctcctgattcccgTCAGGTATTACGGTGTATTAGGGTGGAGCTTGTCAAATAGTAGCTTATATTCTGTAGTGTATAACAAACATGTTGATTCTTTGTGAAGTGTTTTATTCAATGAAAACTAAATCAGCGGAGTCAATTATGCCGTCATTATATTCCTCTTTCCTACTTTCTCTTGAGAACTTAGTAAGAGTTTTTCAACCTCTGTTGGTACTCAGATATCTAAAAAGATTGAGGGATATGTTTCCGTTTTATTTATTTGGTGACTTCCCTTAAAGTACTATATCTTTGTCTTCCCAATCTCCCTTTTCCAGCCTCCATCCCTCCAGTCTTTATTCTAGATAGCAGTTCAAAACATTGGTGTTTTATACTTTTTCCTCCTGCTTGGGGATCTTCCTTGACAAAGACATTTTCACTCTGTGGACTGAGTTTTAGAAGGTCTAATTCATCCTGGAAAAGATGCCACTATACTTATGGAAATGGCTTCCTATTGGATGTTTTTAACCTTTTAAGCTTGATTCCCATTCTTATGCACACACCCAAAGGAAGTGGATTATTTTACAAAGAGAAAGTTGTTAGCCTAATCACTCTGTGTAACCATTATCTTTTTTCTCAATAagccttcatttttatttttttttgtacaacaCTATGCTCTGcgcacagtaagtacttaataaatgttttaaaaattggaacTGTTGAATATAATATTTTGGAATCATTATTGACAGTGTCTCGTAACCACATTTCCACAAATATGATTCATTTAATAGGCATTTGTTATTCATCTTTTACATGTCACATACTATGCAAAATATTTGGAGTACTCAGGTGGGTTTGTAATATCATTTATTTTGGGTAGGATCTTAAGTCTGAAGCTAGAAGTtgcccttaattttacagatgaggaaactgaggcccaaggaagtcaagtgatttgctcaaggtacTACAGGTAGTgccaaaggtaagatttgaacctagggccaCTGTCAACAGAGCTGACACTTTCTACTCTACCTTGCTCTgcttagtaaatgtcagagatggaatttagACCTGAGTCCTCTGCCTGCAAAACTAGTATTCTTTCTCTTATATGTTCTCTCCAACAACACTAAGTGAAACTTTGCCCATCCTATGCAACTGTTGTCCATATCCAAACTGGCcacactttcttcttttcctgacATCAGTAGGATACTAGTGGAGTATGTGTCTGTCTACCAGGCATCCTTCACCCTTGTAGAACCATCccaaactcatttccttttttgatcatgttttCCTGATGAAATGCTTTATGCctgttctttcttatttattttatcctgCTTATTACTAAATATACACACGATGTTCATTGCTCTCATGAGCAGTTTTCAGTCCTTTTGAAagaattttcagttctttaaaGACTTGGGTGCCATGTCTTCTAGCCATATTCCACAGGTCAGGTTtaaggatacaaaacaaaaaagtaacaGTTTCTAActtaaaggaacttacattctgttggggaaaGCAACCTGTGCCTaaacaagaaaatacaaaatatatatggaCTTTATTGAGGATCGATTGGAGTCCAGGCCCAAGGAAACTTTGAATAGATTCTGGATGGACCATAGTCTCCTGGCTGACAGTTATTGTTGATTTTAGCATAATTTCAGCAATTGTTTTCTGATCAATTTCTGATTCAAAGATACATTACACTGTAAGGTCTTTTTATGTTCATCCTGACTTCACAAGACGAGTTCAATGAGTTACATTAAATTGAAGTCCTTAAGGATAGGAACTATTgcatttatttaagtattctctCTGTGTTctcattctgttctctctcttctctctcgcTCCTGTCACCTTCAAAAGAAggtatttctccctctccctcaaaaTCCAGGAGGAAACCTACATTTCCGCTATAGTTTTCTTCCTGGCAAGCTACCAAACTACTTTAGTTGTGAAATCATAAGATCATTTGAAGACTTGCGAATGAAGAGGTATGAAAACCCTATatgcagaaaaaaattatttcaacctCGTAACTCTTTAAACTACATTAATCAGGTTTTCAGAGGCTCTGCATGGTTGAAAATTTTGACTTCCAGTAGTAGTCAGTGTTGGAATTCTTGGGGCTCACTACTGTCTCTACTAATTTCAATACCTCCAATATTTGTATGTACATTTTTGAATGTGGATGCTACCTTCGCCAGTGAAGACTGAAACACCATTAAAACTTATGGTCTTTGAAAGATATGGTGACTAAAAAAATTTATCATGGCTTACCTGTTGTTGGTCATCGTAGAGCTTAACTAGGCTGGATCTTGGATGATAGACATAGAAGTTCACCACTTGAAACCTATCCCAGGTGGTAGGACCTTCCAGAATTTATGCTTTATTGACACAGCCTTTGAGAACGAAGTGTTATTTCTACATGACAGTGAAGTGGCAGAGTAGGTCTTGAACAGAAGTGCTATTTCTGTATTTGTGCAGTTTAGCATTGTAATTAGTAATCTGCCCTCTGTCCCAGTATATTGTTCAGTTTTATCCTAAGAGTGAGGCACAGAGGGTTTCATCATATGAATAAAAACAGCATTTTTAATGACTTTAGATCTTCTTATAGCAATACTTACTTCTTGATATTTGTGCATCattgataaatattaattgatgcTTAAGTGACTAGCTCAGTACTTTCCACGGAGTAAATGTTGAATatggaagggaaaaaatggtttCTCTTCTGCTCAGTTCTCAATGATCATTTCAAAGTGCTTATATTTTTCCTGGAAGCCCTCATATATAATGAAGAATTAAGGCAAAAATGTTTGAAAGATGAAGATGATATTTCTTACagtcacatgtatatatgtgtgtgtgtgtgtgtatatatatatatatatatatatatatatatatgttttttttttttactggaagaGGTGTTGGAGATTCTGGCTAAATTCTTCattctacatatgaggaaactgaagctcagagtagACTTGCCTAAGTTACTAGCTTAGTTTGTTAGTAGTTAAACTGGGACTAAGACCCCTGGTTCCTTGCTCCTGTTTTTCTAGACTGGTTACATATTACTCCTCATACACGCTATTGCTATGGTTCACTCGTTTTTCAGCcttgtccaactcttggtgactccatttgaggttttctggccaaagatactaaagtagtttgccagttccatctccagctcattttatagatgagcaactgaggtaaacagagttaggtgactttcccatggtcacgcacctagtaagtgtctgaggccagctgtgaatttagatcttcctggctctgggtgCGGTGCTGTATGCAgagtgccacctagatgcctcctcATATACCCTACACTCCAGCCAAATTACCCTATTTCCACTTATCCCTACGTGATCTTACTACCTCCAATGCTTAAAGTACagtccttcctcatctttgcttcTTGGAACCCTtagttcccttcaaggctcatttAAAATGAtgtcacaaaaacattttctgatGTTGCACTTACTCCCCTGCagaaatcattttgtatttattttgtgtctgATTTGGATTTGTTAATCTGTTGAATTGATATTTCTCTTGGCAGAATGTGAGATCTTTAGgggaagaagacagagacagtTTCGTTTTGGTCTTTATATTCCCATTACCTAGGGCAGTGTCTGACACCTAAacgtttaacaaatgcttgttgaattgataaGGTTGTgtccaataaatgtttgttgtgtgAATGAACAATTAGTAGACCATATATTATCATGTTTTACTATTAGTTATAGTTTCCATTACCCACACTTTAgttttatttaacaaaaaacttttaataagcatttacatgcTGTCCCATCTACTTTTGGCTGTGCATTGACTATCCTCTTTTGGCCAGAACTGAATGAAGGCCATGTGAATGGATGAATAGTAATGGTTAATGGTCTAGACACTGATAGCTTGATAAGAAGTGGATGAGACATTGGAGTCTAGACAGTACAGCAGTGATTAAGCTGTGGGGTTTTGGGCTTTCATAGGTGAGATTTATTATTACTGAATCTTAGAGGACAAGTTTCAAACCTGTGTAAGAGTAACATACTTATCATCCACATTACTCATCCatgaaagaatatatatttattttggtgGGGTCCAAAGGACGATATTGAGCCCCTCACAGATGTGTTTAACAATGCTCTTAGTGGTAATAAAACTTTCAATCCATTGAGATATCTTATCGAGTGTTTCCCCAAGAGGAACCCTTTTTCTGGTCCCCAGTGGGAGCAATTTGTTTAGCAAATGTCCACaatatacttttctttttgtcctctGTTGCGCTATCCTTTCATGTTCCATTCCCATTATCATCTTGTCCTCTGTCTCCTTCATTCCCATGTTAATATTACTTAATCCTATttcaataatatttcatcttGGTGGAAATTTGATTATTTTGGAAAAAGAGTACACTATTAACTTATCTCAACAGTACAGAGAGCAGTCAGTCATTgttgtatttcctttttctcccctgtGGCAGGATTTGTGAATATGAAAAAGTCAGGGCTTTGGGGATCATGATTttaacacagattttttttacctctatcctatttgtattaataataataatgtgtaGTACTTAGCAGTTTGCAACACTGTTGGGTAGGT contains the following coding sequences:
- the IFNK gene encoding interferon kappa is translated as MPNIQKCLKFSYLLFLLVTSVSSLDCNLLYFYLRNVNWEAMILLSKMSKEFPLQCLSIRMNFGFSQTWLLPPDQSLKDIKIVIYEMSQHIFNIFSQNYSPLTWEVENIQKIQIGLHQQTEYLQKCLEEDEKEKEELEKEAEDEISYSGLVILHLNNLELKRYFKRIGNFLKEKKYSHCAWEVVRLEMRRCFYILQKLIAQLK